One window from the genome of Anopheles merus strain MAF chromosome 3R, AmerM5.1, whole genome shotgun sequence encodes:
- the LOC121596442 gene encoding uncharacterized protein LOC121596442 isoform X2 encodes MHYDDLVKLFLSENSIQTISLDAFANQQRLTTLDLSYNRLEHLNEHLFERNLQLVDLNLSGNNFMMLPNTPFLKSYSIMFLHLASCRIPHVFDTMFIDLPNLKSLDLAKNIMNSLSTVPFAHLRKLNSINLMDNRWDCKTEDVRSTVRWMKTRVPTLIVDSCLLSDLGYKGDRFERIMEDPALQAKQNSRQDVAIEHVWGTSKKQSLSKDGGELHWPLFMNRSCSYTELDDDLSKESCVQFAECQKKYSELYHAHKQLLSRKKAQCGGYFRIGVFIGGALVGLLVGSFTTYTVCWAVRSCRNQSARKQTHQIPDHKRLQRELTREIRGRNQFEHTRLNESPVFTRNDRFPASSAPLQDEIYRNHEHTRQFLVNLFSKRQHRYVRSNSQLANINNRYIPPTQTRDEPREAVNVVQRVASDAEPLWEQYNSHNHEQEQMLSNDPEASFVLSGDQEPTWISIRPNGNGTLTRSPRLRHDVPTTGESPPPPYVECTLETEPNAERVSMY; translated from the exons ATG CACTACGATGATTTGGTTAAACTGTTCCTATCggaaaattcaattcaaacgaTTTCACTCGACGCTTTTGCAAATCAACAACGGCTTACTACACTCGACTTGTCATACAATCGGCTGGAGCACCTAAACGAGCACCTGTTTGAGCGAAATCTGCAGCTAGTGGATTTAAATCTTTCCGGCAATAATTTTATGATGTTGCCAAACACACCATTCCTGAAAAGCTACTCCATAATG TTTCTCCATCTTGCCAGCTGTCGTATACCGCACGTGTTCGATACCATGTTCATCGATCTGCCGAATTTAAAGTCCTTGGATCTGGCGAAGAACATCATGAACAGCCTATCTACCGTGCCTTTCGCACATCTGCGCAAATTGAACTCAATCAACTTGATGGATAACCGCTGGGACTGCAAAACAGAAGACGTACGTAGCACGGTACGATGGATGAAGACGAGAGTGCCAACGTTAATCGTGGATAGTTGTT TGCTCTCAGACCTCGGCTATAAAGGCGATCGATTTGAGCGAATTATGGAAGATCCTGCACTGCAGGCAAAACAGAATTCCCGCCAAGATGTCGCGATTGAGCACGTTTGGGGTACatcaaaaaaacaatcgctatCTAAAGACGGCGGAGAGCTTCACTGGCCACTCTTCATGAATCGCAGCTGCTCTTATACTGAGCTGGACGATGATCTATCGAAAGAATCTTGCGTACAGTTTGCCGAATGTCAAAAAAAGTACAGCGAGCTGTaccacgcacacaaacagctACTATCGCGTAAGAAGGCGCAATGTGGTGGATACTTTCGAATCGGTGTATTCATTGGTGGTGCCTTAGTAGGATTACTAGTGGGTTCGTTCACGACGTACACTGTATGCTGGGCAGTGCGAAGCTGTCGCAATCAATCGGCacggaaacaaacacaccaaatcCCTGATCATAAACGCCTGCAGCGGGAGCTAACACGAGAAATTCGTGGTCGAAATCAGTTCGAAC ACACCCGTTTGAACGAATCGCCAGTTTTCACGCGCAATGACCGCTTTCCAGCCAGCTCGGCACCACTGCAGGATGAAATCTATCGAAATCATGAGCACACACGTCAATTTTTAGTCAACCTGTTCTCCAAACGGCAGCACCGGTACGTGCGGAGCAACTCTCAGCTTGCAAACATTAACAACCGATACATCCCCCCAACACAAACCCGCGACGAGCCGCGGGAGGCGGTCAATGTGGTGCAGCGTGTTGCTTCCGATGCAGAACCTTTGTGGGAACAGTACAACTCCCACAACCACGAACAAGAACAAATGCTATCGAATGATCCTGAAGCTTCCTTTGTGCTGAGTGGTGATCAGGAACCAACCTGGATTAGTATCCGGCCAAACGGCAATGGTACGCTAACACGAAGCCCACGGTTACGCCATGATGTGCCAACAACGGGTGAAAGTCCACCACCGCCATATGTAGAATGTACGTTAGAAACAGAACCAAATGCAGAGAGAGTGAGTATGTACTAA
- the LOC121596442 gene encoding leucine-rich repeat-containing G-protein coupled receptor 5-like isoform X1 has protein sequence MREKGYDSNTFRTLVCVILLTIKLSAVVLASGSEGGSKFCPKICSCDVIEDLKRADCSNEKLINTYTDVPYDVEILDLSINIISTIENENFMHYDDLVKLFLSENSIQTISLDAFANQQRLTTLDLSYNRLEHLNEHLFERNLQLVDLNLSGNNFMMLPNTPFLKSYSIMFLHLASCRIPHVFDTMFIDLPNLKSLDLAKNIMNSLSTVPFAHLRKLNSINLMDNRWDCKTEDVRSTVRWMKTRVPTLIVDSCLLSDLGYKGDRFERIMEDPALQAKQNSRQDVAIEHVWGTSKKQSLSKDGGELHWPLFMNRSCSYTELDDDLSKESCVQFAECQKKYSELYHAHKQLLSRKKAQCGGYFRIGVFIGGALVGLLVGSFTTYTVCWAVRSCRNQSARKQTHQIPDHKRLQRELTREIRGRNQFEHTRLNESPVFTRNDRFPASSAPLQDEIYRNHEHTRQFLVNLFSKRQHRYVRSNSQLANINNRYIPPTQTRDEPREAVNVVQRVASDAEPLWEQYNSHNHEQEQMLSNDPEASFVLSGDQEPTWISIRPNGNGTLTRSPRLRHDVPTTGESPPPPYVECTLETEPNAERVSMY, from the exons ATGAGGGAAAAAGGTTACGACTCGAATACTTTTCGTACATTGGTATGCGTTATACTGCTTACGATAAAGCTTTCCGCAGTAGTGTTAGCTAGCGGCAGTGAAGGTGGTAGTAAATTCTGTCCAAAAATATGTAGCTGTGATGTGATTGAAGATCTAAAACGGGCAGACTGTAG CAATGAAAAGCTTATCAACACCTACACCGACGTACCGTACGATGTGGAAATTCTTGATCTTAGCATCAACATCATATCAACAATCGAAAATGAAAACTTCATG CACTACGATGATTTGGTTAAACTGTTCCTATCggaaaattcaattcaaacgaTTTCACTCGACGCTTTTGCAAATCAACAACGGCTTACTACACTCGACTTGTCATACAATCGGCTGGAGCACCTAAACGAGCACCTGTTTGAGCGAAATCTGCAGCTAGTGGATTTAAATCTTTCCGGCAATAATTTTATGATGTTGCCAAACACACCATTCCTGAAAAGCTACTCCATAATG TTTCTCCATCTTGCCAGCTGTCGTATACCGCACGTGTTCGATACCATGTTCATCGATCTGCCGAATTTAAAGTCCTTGGATCTGGCGAAGAACATCATGAACAGCCTATCTACCGTGCCTTTCGCACATCTGCGCAAATTGAACTCAATCAACTTGATGGATAACCGCTGGGACTGCAAAACAGAAGACGTACGTAGCACGGTACGATGGATGAAGACGAGAGTGCCAACGTTAATCGTGGATAGTTGTT TGCTCTCAGACCTCGGCTATAAAGGCGATCGATTTGAGCGAATTATGGAAGATCCTGCACTGCAGGCAAAACAGAATTCCCGCCAAGATGTCGCGATTGAGCACGTTTGGGGTACatcaaaaaaacaatcgctatCTAAAGACGGCGGAGAGCTTCACTGGCCACTCTTCATGAATCGCAGCTGCTCTTATACTGAGCTGGACGATGATCTATCGAAAGAATCTTGCGTACAGTTTGCCGAATGTCAAAAAAAGTACAGCGAGCTGTaccacgcacacaaacagctACTATCGCGTAAGAAGGCGCAATGTGGTGGATACTTTCGAATCGGTGTATTCATTGGTGGTGCCTTAGTAGGATTACTAGTGGGTTCGTTCACGACGTACACTGTATGCTGGGCAGTGCGAAGCTGTCGCAATCAATCGGCacggaaacaaacacaccaaatcCCTGATCATAAACGCCTGCAGCGGGAGCTAACACGAGAAATTCGTGGTCGAAATCAGTTCGAAC ACACCCGTTTGAACGAATCGCCAGTTTTCACGCGCAATGACCGCTTTCCAGCCAGCTCGGCACCACTGCAGGATGAAATCTATCGAAATCATGAGCACACACGTCAATTTTTAGTCAACCTGTTCTCCAAACGGCAGCACCGGTACGTGCGGAGCAACTCTCAGCTTGCAAACATTAACAACCGATACATCCCCCCAACACAAACCCGCGACGAGCCGCGGGAGGCGGTCAATGTGGTGCAGCGTGTTGCTTCCGATGCAGAACCTTTGTGGGAACAGTACAACTCCCACAACCACGAACAAGAACAAATGCTATCGAATGATCCTGAAGCTTCCTTTGTGCTGAGTGGTGATCAGGAACCAACCTGGATTAGTATCCGGCCAAACGGCAATGGTACGCTAACACGAAGCCCACGGTTACGCCATGATGTGCCAACAACGGGTGAAAGTCCACCACCGCCATATGTAGAATGTACGTTAGAAACAGAACCAAATGCAGAGAGAGTGAGTATGTACTAA
- the LOC121596441 gene encoding integrator complex subunit 11: MPDIKITPLGAGQDVGRSCILLSMAGKNIMLDCGMHMGYNDERRFPDFSFIIPEGPITNHIDCVIISHFHLDHCGALPYMTEMVGYTGPIYMTHPTKAIAPILLEDMRKVAVERKGESNFFTPQMIKDCMKKVIAVTLHQSVMVDSELEIKAYYAGHVLGAAMFWIRVGSQSVVYTGDYNMTPDRHLGAAWIDKCKPDLLITESTYATTIRDSKRCRERDFLKKVHECVAKGGKVLIPVFALGRAQELCILLETYWERMNLKYPVYFAVGLTEKANNYYKMFITWTNQKIRKTFVQRNMFDFKHIKPFDKGYIDNPGAMVVFATPGMLHAGLSLQIFKKWAPNENNMVIMPGYCVQGTVGHKILGGAKKVEFENRQVVDVKMSVEYMSFSAHADAKGIMQLIQFCEPRNVMLVHGEAVKMEFLKEKIREEFKIECYTPANGETCTISTPIKIPVETSLSILKDEVKKYNAQPPDPKRRRIIHGILVMKDNKISLMSIDEIFNEAGIDRHVIRFISKIKLDDPGPPMRTIEKLYNMLNERLSGWTVTMNDNNSINVESVNIKIETEEQPAAIGSVGQPSVPGMHKICNVSWVNQDEDLGSYILGLLQSL, encoded by the exons ATGCCggacataaaaataacacCGCTTGGCGCGGGCCAGGACGTCGGCCGAAGCTGCATTTTGCTATCGATGGCAGGCAAAAACATAATGCTCGACTGTGGCATGCACATGGGATACAATGACGAGCGCCGGTTCCCCGACTTCAGCTTCATTATACCGGAAGGACCGATAACCAACCACATCGACTGCGTGATCATATCGCACTTCCATCTAGATCATTGCGGCGCTTTGCCGTACATGACGGAAATGGTCGGATACACCGGTCCAATCTACATGACACATCCCACCAAGGCAATTGCACCGATCCTGCTGGAAGATATGCGCAAAGTGGCCGTGGAGCGCAAGGGTGAAAGCAACTTCTTCACGCCGCAGATGATAAAGGATTGCATGAAGAAGGTGATCGCGGTGACGCTGCATCAGAGCGTTATGGTCGATAGCGAGCTGGAGATAAAAGCATACTACGCCGGTCATGTATTGGGTGCTGCCATGTTCTGGATTCGCGTGGGCTCACAGTCGGTGGTGTATACTGGCGACTACAATATGACGCCGGATCGGCACCTTGGCGCGGCCTGGATCGATAAATGTAAACCGGACCTGCTCATCACCGAAAGTACGTACGCCACCACGATCCGTGACTCGAAACGATGCCGCGAGCGGGACTTTCTCAAAAAAGTGCACGAATGTGTGGCCAAAGGCGGAAAGGTTCTGATACCGGTGTTTGCCCTTGGACGTGCGCAAGAACTTTGCATACTGCTGGAAACGTACTGGGAGCGAATGAATCTGAAGTATCCCGTGTACTTTGCGGTGGGGCTGACCGAGAAGGCAAACAACTACTATAAGATGTTCATTACCTGGACGAATCAGAAAATTCGCAAAACCTTCGTGCAGCGCAATATGTTCGATTtcaagcacatcaaaccgTTCGACAAAGGCTACATTGATAATCCCGGCGCGATGGTGGTGTTCGCTACGCCGGGCATGCTGCACGCCGGGCTGTCGCTGCAGATTTTCAAAAAGTGGGCACCGAACGAAAACAACATGGTCATCATGCCGGGCTACTGCGTGCAGGGTACGGTCGGGCACAAGATTCTTGGCGGTGCGAAGAAGGTGGAGTTCGAGAACAGACAGGTGGTGGATGTGAAGATGTCCGTCGAATACATGAGCTTCAGCGCTCACGCCGACGCCAAGGGTATTATGCAGCTGATACAGTTTTGCGAACCGCGCAACGTGATGCTCGTGCACGGCGAGGCGGTCAAGATGGAGTTTCTGAAGGAGAAAATTAGAGAggaatttaaaattgaatgcTACACGCCGGCCAATGGGGAGACGTGCACCATCAGTACACCGATCAAAATACCGGTCGAGACGTCACTGTCGATCCTGAAGGATGAGGTGAAAAAGTACAATGCCCAGCCACCGGATCCAAAGCGGCGGCGCATCATACACGGCATTCTCGTGATGAAGGATAATAAAATTTCGCTCATGAGCATTGACGAGATATTCAACGAGGCCGGCATCGATCGGCATGTGATAAG GTTCATCTCAAAGATAAAACTCGACGATCCAGGACCGCCGATGCGCACAATCGAGAAACTGTACAACATGCTGAACGAACGTCTTTCCGGCTGGACGGTGACGATGAATGATAACAACTCCATCAACGTGGAGTCAGTTAATATAAAAATCGAAACGGAAGAGCAGCCCGCCGCCATCGGATCGGTTGGCCAGCCGAGTGTGCCCGGTATGCACAAGATTTGCAATGTGAGCTGGGTTAACCAAGATGAAGATTTGGGTAGTTACATTCTTGGGTTGCTGCAAAGCCTATGA
- the LOC121596442 gene encoding leucine-rich repeat-containing G-protein coupled receptor 5-like isoform X3: MREKGYDSNTFRTLVCVILLTIKLSAVVLASGSEGGSKFCPKICSCDVIEDLKRADCSNEKLINTYTDVPYDVEILDLSINIISTIENENFMHYDDLVKLFLSENSIQTISLDAFANQQRLTTLDLSYNRLEHLNEHLFERNLQLVDLNLSGNNFMMLPNTPFLKSYSIMFLHLASCRIPHVFDTMFIDLPNLKSLDLAKNIMNSLSTVPFAHLRKLNSINLMDNRWDCKTEDVRSTVRWMKTRVPTLIVDSCLLSDLGYKGDRFERIMEDPALQAKQNSRQDVAIEHVWGTSKKQSLSKDGGELHWPLFMNRSCSYTELDDDLSKESCVQFAECQKKYSELYHAHKQLLSRKKAQCGGYFRIGVFIGGALVGLLVGSFTTYTVCWAVRSCRNQSARKQTHQIPDHKRLQRELTREIRGRNQFERNTPV; this comes from the exons ATGAGGGAAAAAGGTTACGACTCGAATACTTTTCGTACATTGGTATGCGTTATACTGCTTACGATAAAGCTTTCCGCAGTAGTGTTAGCTAGCGGCAGTGAAGGTGGTAGTAAATTCTGTCCAAAAATATGTAGCTGTGATGTGATTGAAGATCTAAAACGGGCAGACTGTAG CAATGAAAAGCTTATCAACACCTACACCGACGTACCGTACGATGTGGAAATTCTTGATCTTAGCATCAACATCATATCAACAATCGAAAATGAAAACTTCATG CACTACGATGATTTGGTTAAACTGTTCCTATCggaaaattcaattcaaacgaTTTCACTCGACGCTTTTGCAAATCAACAACGGCTTACTACACTCGACTTGTCATACAATCGGCTGGAGCACCTAAACGAGCACCTGTTTGAGCGAAATCTGCAGCTAGTGGATTTAAATCTTTCCGGCAATAATTTTATGATGTTGCCAAACACACCATTCCTGAAAAGCTACTCCATAATG TTTCTCCATCTTGCCAGCTGTCGTATACCGCACGTGTTCGATACCATGTTCATCGATCTGCCGAATTTAAAGTCCTTGGATCTGGCGAAGAACATCATGAACAGCCTATCTACCGTGCCTTTCGCACATCTGCGCAAATTGAACTCAATCAACTTGATGGATAACCGCTGGGACTGCAAAACAGAAGACGTACGTAGCACGGTACGATGGATGAAGACGAGAGTGCCAACGTTAATCGTGGATAGTTGTT TGCTCTCAGACCTCGGCTATAAAGGCGATCGATTTGAGCGAATTATGGAAGATCCTGCACTGCAGGCAAAACAGAATTCCCGCCAAGATGTCGCGATTGAGCACGTTTGGGGTACatcaaaaaaacaatcgctatCTAAAGACGGCGGAGAGCTTCACTGGCCACTCTTCATGAATCGCAGCTGCTCTTATACTGAGCTGGACGATGATCTATCGAAAGAATCTTGCGTACAGTTTGCCGAATGTCAAAAAAAGTACAGCGAGCTGTaccacgcacacaaacagctACTATCGCGTAAGAAGGCGCAATGTGGTGGATACTTTCGAATCGGTGTATTCATTGGTGGTGCCTTAGTAGGATTACTAGTGGGTTCGTTCACGACGTACACTGTATGCTGGGCAGTGCGAAGCTGTCGCAATCAATCGGCacggaaacaaacacaccaaatcCCTGATCATAAACGCCTGCAGCGGGAGCTAACACGAGAAATTCGTGGTCGAAATCAGTTCGAACGTAAT ACACCCGTTTGA